One stretch of Actinacidiphila sp. DG2A-62 DNA includes these proteins:
- a CDS encoding small secreted protein — protein MNLNTTTRHVAAALTGAALLLAVSACGDDSGKKLNNWAKGVCDQAQTQVKKIDDANTAISKVNSAGAPKDVKAADSAAFQSISDAYKSLAQIFSSAGPAPKGDEGKTFQQNAVSVFTNLSSQYAALKKQVDGLDTSNQAKFADGLRGVSDSLNQTTSNGEKSLTTLRQGDAGKALAKQPGCQRVSGTASPTASATSS, from the coding sequence GTGAACCTGAACACGACCACCAGGCACGTCGCGGCGGCGCTGACCGGGGCGGCCCTGCTCCTGGCGGTGTCCGCGTGCGGCGACGACTCCGGCAAGAAGCTGAACAACTGGGCCAAGGGGGTCTGCGACCAGGCCCAGACCCAGGTCAAGAAGATCGACGACGCCAACACCGCCATCAGCAAGGTGAACAGCGCCGGCGCGCCCAAGGACGTCAAGGCCGCCGACTCGGCCGCGTTCCAGAGCATCTCCGACGCCTACAAGTCGCTCGCGCAGATCTTCAGCTCGGCCGGGCCCGCCCCCAAGGGCGACGAGGGCAAGACCTTCCAGCAGAACGCCGTCTCGGTCTTCACCAACCTCTCCTCCCAGTACGCGGCGCTGAAGAAGCAGGTCGACGGGCTGGACACGAGCAACCAGGCGAAGTTCGCCGACGGGCTGCGGGGTGTCTCGGACTCCCTCAACCAGACCACCTCCAACGGCGAGAAGTCGCTCACCACGCTGCGCCAGGGCGACGCGGGCAAGGCGCTCGCCAAGCAGCCCGGCTGCCAGCGCGTCTCCGGCACCGCCTCGCCGACCGCCTCGGCCACGTCGTCCTGA
- a CDS encoding DUF7059 domain-containing protein, whose amino-acid sequence MSTPRLPAPDSAASLRADLRAADFTADGCLDLLGAVAYTALSRAETVPALRATRGDGPLETLVRLFLLQRPVRRDLARAALPGLERYEADGWLVPATDAAPNAAPHTAPSTDAGAGAVQDTGVDAVRATVDVRPYAGDGGDDWWIVSDLGCAVGGAAGIGGAQALAGGPAVDRADLVLGVGGASTTLAGLTVRAPVGSALDLGTGSGIQALHASRHATRVTATDLNPRALHFARLTLALSGARDADLRLGSLFEPVGDERYDLIVSNPPFVISPGGRFTYRDGGMAGDDLCRDLVRGSAAHLNDGGHCQLLANWQHVEGEDWRDRLASWVPPGCDAWIVQREVQDVAQYAELWLRDGGDHHDDPARYARRYGAWLEEFERRKVHGVGFGWITLRKSGADVPSVVAEEWPHPVEQPLGPHIAQWFDRQDYLRTHDDAALLAARYALAPEVVQEQVGLPGAEDPEHVVLRSARGMRRATKVDTVGAGFAGVCDGTLPAGRIVDAIAQLLGEDPVLLRDRTPESIRLLVAQGFLDPVD is encoded by the coding sequence GTGAGTACGCCCCGCCTCCCCGCCCCCGACAGCGCCGCCTCGCTGCGCGCCGACCTGCGCGCCGCCGACTTCACCGCCGACGGCTGCCTCGACCTGCTCGGCGCGGTCGCCTACACGGCGCTGTCCCGCGCCGAGACCGTCCCCGCGCTGCGCGCGACCCGCGGCGACGGCCCGCTGGAGACCCTGGTCCGGCTCTTCCTGCTCCAGCGGCCGGTCCGCCGCGACCTCGCCCGTGCCGCGCTGCCCGGCCTGGAACGCTACGAGGCCGACGGCTGGCTCGTCCCGGCGACCGACGCGGCCCCGAACGCGGCCCCGCACACGGCCCCGAGCACGGATGCGGGCGCGGGCGCGGTCCAGGACACCGGCGTCGACGCCGTACGCGCCACCGTGGACGTACGCCCCTACGCCGGCGACGGCGGCGATGACTGGTGGATCGTCTCCGACCTGGGTTGCGCGGTCGGCGGCGCCGCGGGCATCGGCGGCGCCCAGGCGCTCGCGGGCGGGCCCGCGGTCGACCGGGCCGACCTCGTGCTCGGCGTCGGCGGCGCGTCCACCACGCTCGCCGGGCTGACCGTCCGCGCGCCGGTCGGCTCCGCCCTGGACCTCGGCACCGGCTCGGGCATCCAGGCGCTGCACGCCTCCCGGCACGCCACCCGCGTCACGGCCACCGACCTCAACCCGCGGGCGCTGCACTTCGCCCGCCTCACCCTCGCCCTGTCCGGCGCCCGCGACGCCGACCTGCGCCTGGGCAGCCTCTTCGAGCCGGTCGGCGACGAGCGCTACGACCTGATCGTCTCGAACCCGCCGTTCGTGATCTCCCCGGGCGGCCGGTTCACCTACCGCGACGGCGGCATGGCGGGCGACGACCTGTGCCGCGACCTGGTCCGCGGGTCCGCCGCCCACCTCAACGACGGCGGCCACTGCCAGCTCCTGGCCAACTGGCAGCACGTCGAGGGCGAGGACTGGCGCGACCGGCTCGCCTCCTGGGTGCCGCCCGGCTGCGACGCGTGGATCGTCCAGCGCGAGGTGCAGGACGTCGCGCAGTACGCCGAGCTGTGGCTGCGCGACGGCGGCGACCACCACGACGACCCGGCCCGCTACGCACGGCGCTACGGCGCCTGGCTGGAGGAGTTCGAGCGGCGCAAGGTGCACGGCGTCGGCTTCGGCTGGATCACGCTGCGCAAGTCGGGCGCGGACGTGCCCTCCGTGGTCGCCGAGGAATGGCCGCACCCGGTGGAGCAGCCGCTCGGCCCGCACATCGCGCAGTGGTTCGACCGCCAGGACTACCTGCGCACCCACGACGACGCGGCGCTGCTGGCCGCGCGCTACGCGCTCGCCCCCGAGGTGGTGCAGGAGCAGGTCGGGCTGCCGGGCGCGGAGGACCCCGAGCACGTGGTGCTGCGCTCGGCGCGCGGGATGCGCCGGGCCACGAAGGTCGACACGGTCGGCGCGGGCTTCGCCGGGGTCTGCGACGGCACGCTGCCGGCCGGCCGCATCGTCGACGCCATCGCCCAGCTCCTCGGCGAGGACCCGGTGCTGCTGCGGGACCGCACGCCCGAGTCCATCCGGCTGCTCGTCGCGCAGGGCTTCCTCGACCCGGTCGACTGA
- a CDS encoding DUF2752 domain-containing protein codes for MAALAAAVAASFYLYGTDPHQSGHWLPRCPFNWLTGLLCPACGGTRMAYDLLHGDVVRAFHENVLLLLASPALLWMCGRWLVEGLRGRRWRPVLGPRAQTAVLGVAVVWAVVRNLH; via the coding sequence CTGGCCGCGCTGGCCGCGGCCGTCGCCGCGTCGTTCTACCTCTACGGCACCGACCCGCACCAAAGCGGTCACTGGCTGCCCCGCTGCCCGTTCAACTGGCTGACCGGGCTGCTCTGCCCGGCCTGCGGCGGCACCCGCATGGCGTACGACCTGCTGCACGGCGACGTGGTGCGGGCGTTCCACGAGAACGTGCTGCTGCTCCTCGCCTCGCCGGCACTGCTGTGGATGTGCGGGCGCTGGCTGGTCGAGGGGCTGCGCGGCCGCCGCTGGCGACCGGTGCTCGGGCCGCGGGCGCAGACCGCGGTGCTGGGCGTCGCGGTCGTGTGGGCCGTCGTCCGCAACCTGCACTGA
- a CDS encoding TM2 domain-containing protein: MSDQNPYGQNPYGQPPQPGYGYPQGQQPPGYGYPPQPGGYAAPPPGSYTGDPNAPYGYDPYGRPYSEKSKVTAGVLQLLLGGLGIGRFYTGHTGMALGQLFTCGGCGIWALIDGIMLLAGNNQTDAQGRVLRG; the protein is encoded by the coding sequence TTGTCCGATCAGAATCCGTATGGCCAGAATCCGTACGGCCAGCCACCGCAGCCCGGCTACGGCTACCCGCAGGGCCAGCAGCCTCCCGGCTACGGTTACCCGCCGCAGCCCGGAGGCTACGCCGCCCCGCCGCCCGGCTCCTACACCGGCGACCCGAACGCCCCGTACGGCTACGACCCCTACGGCCGCCCGTACTCGGAGAAGTCCAAGGTCACCGCGGGCGTCCTGCAGCTGCTGCTCGGGGGCCTGGGCATCGGCCGCTTCTACACCGGCCACACGGGCATGGCCCTCGGCCAGCTCTTCACCTGCGGCGGCTGCGGCATCTGGGCGCTGATCGACGGCATCATGCTGCTGGCCGGCAACAACCAGACCGACGCGCAGGGCCGGGTCCTGCGTGGCTGA
- the topA gene encoding type I DNA topoisomerase, translating into MSPTRETAQRGQRLVIVESPAKAKTIKGYLGPGYVVEASVGHIRDLPNGAAEVPAEYKGQPWARLGVNVDSDFQPIYVVNADKKAQVKKLKDLLKESDELFLATDEDREGEAIAWHLQEILKPKVPVHRMVFHEITKDAIQEAVRNPRELNQRLVDAQETRRILDRLYGYEVSPVLWKKVMPRLSAGRVQSVATRLVVERERERIAFRSAEYWDLVGTFDTGRGGDSSDPSRLTARLVAVDGRRVAQGRDFDASTGALKSGSHEGGEAPNKGGGGRREGVLHLDEANARALATALADTAFSVRGVESKPYRRSPYAPFRTTTLQQEASRKLGFGAKATMQVAQKLYENGFITYMRTDSTTLSDTAVNAARAQVTQLYGADYLPDRPRTYAGKVKNAQEAHEAIRPSGDRFRTPAETGLTGDQFRLYELIWMRTVASQMKDAVGQSVTVRVGGTSADGRDAEFTASGKIITFHGFLKAYVEGADDPNAELDDRERRLPQVAEGDPLSAEEITADGHSTKPPARYTEASLVKELEEKEIGRPSTYATILGTILDRGYVFKKGTALVPSFLSFAVVNLLEKHFGRLVDYDFTAAMEDDLDRIARGEAQAVPWLRRFYFGAGDGDEAGAATSAAAAGNGDGDHLGGLKELVEDLGAIDAREISSFPVGDGIVLRVGRYGPYVETGERGEEDHRRADVPDDLPPDEMTVEYAKELFAKPSGEFELGTDPATGRRIVAKAGRYGPYVTEVLPEDTPKTGKNAVKPRTASLFKSMSLDTVTLEDALKLMSLPRVVGTDPEGVEITAQNGRYGPYLKKGTDSRSLESEEQLFTITLDEALAIYAQPKQRGRAAAKPPLKELGTDPVSERPVVVKDGRFGPYVTDGETNATLRREDDVETITPERGYELLAEKRAKGPAKRPAKKSAKSASPAKKTAAAKKAAPAKKAAPAKKAASAKKAAPAKKSA; encoded by the coding sequence TTGTCCCCGACCCGCGAGACCGCACAGCGCGGCCAGCGACTCGTCATCGTCGAGTCGCCCGCCAAGGCGAAGACGATCAAGGGCTACCTCGGCCCGGGATACGTCGTCGAGGCCAGCGTCGGGCACATCCGCGACCTCCCCAACGGGGCCGCCGAAGTGCCGGCGGAGTACAAGGGCCAGCCGTGGGCGCGGCTCGGCGTGAATGTGGACAGCGACTTCCAGCCCATCTATGTCGTCAACGCCGACAAGAAGGCGCAGGTCAAGAAACTCAAAGACCTGTTGAAGGAGTCCGACGAACTCTTCCTCGCCACCGATGAGGACCGCGAGGGCGAGGCCATCGCCTGGCATCTCCAGGAGATCCTCAAGCCCAAGGTCCCCGTGCACCGGATGGTCTTCCACGAGATCACCAAGGACGCCATCCAGGAGGCGGTGCGCAATCCGCGCGAGCTGAACCAGCGGCTCGTCGACGCCCAGGAGACCCGCCGCATCCTCGACCGGCTGTACGGCTACGAGGTCTCGCCGGTGCTGTGGAAGAAGGTCATGCCGCGGCTGTCGGCCGGCCGCGTCCAGTCGGTGGCGACCCGGCTGGTGGTCGAGCGGGAGCGTGAGCGGATCGCCTTCCGCAGCGCGGAGTACTGGGACCTGGTCGGCACCTTCGACACCGGACGCGGCGGCGACAGCAGCGACCCCTCGCGGCTGACCGCGCGGCTGGTCGCCGTGGACGGCCGCCGGGTGGCCCAGGGGCGCGACTTCGACGCGTCGACCGGCGCCCTGAAGTCCGGCAGCCACGAGGGCGGCGAAGCCCCGAACAAGGGCGGGGGTGGCCGACGGGAGGGCGTGCTGCACCTGGACGAGGCCAACGCCCGGGCGCTCGCCACGGCCCTGGCGGACACGGCCTTCTCGGTGCGCGGCGTGGAGTCCAAGCCGTACCGCCGCTCGCCGTACGCGCCGTTCCGCACCACCACGCTCCAGCAGGAGGCGTCGCGCAAGCTCGGCTTCGGCGCCAAGGCCACCATGCAGGTCGCCCAGAAGCTGTACGAGAACGGCTTCATCACCTACATGCGCACCGACTCCACCACGCTGTCGGACACCGCGGTCAACGCCGCTCGCGCCCAGGTCACCCAGCTGTACGGCGCCGACTACCTGCCGGACCGGCCGCGCACGTACGCCGGCAAGGTGAAGAACGCGCAGGAGGCGCACGAGGCGATCCGCCCCTCCGGCGACCGCTTCCGCACCCCCGCCGAGACCGGCCTGACCGGCGACCAGTTCCGGCTCTACGAGCTGATCTGGATGCGCACCGTCGCCTCGCAGATGAAGGACGCGGTCGGCCAGTCGGTCACCGTCCGGGTCGGCGGCACGTCCGCGGACGGCCGCGACGCCGAGTTCACCGCGTCCGGCAAGATCATCACCTTCCACGGCTTCCTGAAGGCGTACGTCGAGGGCGCCGACGACCCCAACGCGGAGCTGGACGACCGCGAGCGCCGGCTGCCGCAGGTCGCCGAGGGCGACCCGCTGAGCGCCGAGGAGATCACCGCCGACGGCCACTCCACCAAGCCGCCCGCCCGCTACACCGAGGCGAGCCTGGTCAAGGAGCTGGAGGAGAAGGAGATCGGCCGCCCGTCGACGTACGCGACGATCCTCGGCACGATCCTCGACCGCGGCTACGTCTTCAAGAAGGGCACCGCGCTCGTCCCGTCCTTCCTGTCCTTCGCCGTCGTCAACCTGCTGGAGAAGCACTTCGGCCGGCTCGTCGACTACGACTTCACCGCCGCGATGGAGGACGACCTCGACCGCATCGCCCGCGGCGAGGCCCAGGCCGTGCCGTGGCTGCGCCGCTTCTACTTCGGCGCCGGGGACGGCGACGAGGCCGGCGCCGCCACCTCGGCCGCCGCGGCCGGCAACGGCGACGGCGACCACCTCGGCGGCCTCAAGGAGCTGGTCGAGGACCTCGGCGCGATCGACGCCCGGGAGATCTCCTCCTTCCCGGTCGGCGACGGCATCGTGCTGCGCGTCGGCCGCTACGGCCCCTACGTCGAGACCGGCGAGCGCGGCGAGGAGGACCACCGCCGCGCCGACGTGCCCGACGACCTGCCGCCGGACGAGATGACGGTGGAGTACGCCAAGGAGCTGTTCGCCAAGCCCAGCGGCGAGTTCGAGCTCGGCACCGACCCCGCCACCGGCCGCCGGATCGTCGCCAAGGCCGGCCGCTACGGCCCCTACGTCACCGAGGTGCTCCCCGAGGACACCCCGAAGACCGGCAAGAACGCGGTCAAGCCGCGCACCGCCTCGCTCTTCAAGTCGATGTCCCTGGACACCGTCACGCTGGAGGACGCCCTCAAGCTGATGTCCCTGCCGCGCGTGGTCGGCACGGACCCGGAGGGCGTCGAGATCACCGCCCAGAACGGCCGCTACGGGCCCTACCTGAAGAAGGGCACCGACTCGCGCTCGCTGGAGAGCGAGGAGCAGCTCTTCACTATCACCCTCGACGAGGCGCTGGCCATCTACGCCCAGCCCAAGCAGCGCGGTCGCGCCGCGGCCAAGCCCCCGCTGAAGGAGCTGGGCACCGACCCGGTCAGCGAGCGCCCGGTCGTGGTCAAGGACGGCCGCTTCGGGCCCTACGTCACCGACGGCGAGACGAACGCGACGCTGCGCCGCGAGGACGACGTGGAGACGATCACGCCCGAGCGCGGGTACGAACTCCTCGCCGAGAAGCGGGCGAAGGGACCGGCCAAGCGTCCGGCCAAGAAGTCGGCGAAGTCGGCTTCGCCCGCGAAGAAGACGGCCGCGGCGAAGAAGGCGGCTCCGGCCAAGAAGGCCGCCCCGGCCAAGAAGGCGGCCTCCGCGAAGAAGGCGGCTCCGGCCAAGAAGTCCGCGTGA
- the tmk gene encoding dTMP kinase encodes MTRSEPQQPAHVTGATSTAAPGGAESGADRFAADLAADSRERAIGALLKIPALRRLWSAQLTGAVADRLGMLVLLYLTVQAVAADGAFGGDYRGVAFGVAALLAARLVAAVLCGAVLLGPLASLTAADGPLDRRWTMIGADAVRLGLFIVAPLWITWVPDSAHIWLIVTAFAAGVAERLWAVARDGAAPALLPPPGDTSVRPAPDHLATLHRLDLRTGFVALPLAAATLVAVTLVNTLIAVGVDWFHVHQAALASYVAAGLFSSSVAVLYLLELPSGTPARPRSPLEGLRLPKGPAGAERGRTGALPLLVAATAAVAGAVGAAAAVAVLHAVAIGFGPTGFGLLVLALTGGVVVGIRVAPRVLPGLSRRRLLALAIALTGVALLLTGIVPDQTTILLLALLSGLAAGVAANTGHLLVEQEAEEPRRARTAEHLRAVVRAVLGVAAVAAPLLAGAIGPRRIHNGHFTFEHSGAAYTMMLVGALLLPVAALVLGKTDDRTGVPLRRDLREALRGGDPAAAPAATGFFIAIEGGDGAGKSTQVEALAEWIRGKGHEVVVTREPGATAIGKRLRSILLDVSSGGVSHRAEALLYAADRAEHVDSVVRPALARGAVVISDRYIDSSVAYQGAGRDLAPTEIARISRWATDGLVPHLTVLLDVSPEAARERFTEAPDRLESEPAEFHRRVRAGFLTLAAADPARYLVVDAAQTPEAVTTVVRHRLDELLPLSAQEIEARAEAERKAAEEAARRAAEEAARKAEEERQERERQAQLEKLRREEEERRRAAEEAARREIAERKAAQEAEAARLAEEERARREAEERARREAEEAAHAAEQERLRRLAEEQARLRAEAEEKRLEKQRKAEEALLRAEAARAAAAAEAAQAAAAAEAAAASDAEETAVLPAAAPQEDGADGSASPDSTTVITPVPEPPDSSDSPGASDPSETTTVLPPVAPPEEGAGGGADRGAGGGSDSSETTTVLPPVAPPEEGAGGGADRGAGGGSDSSETTTVLPPVAPPEEPRGTSDADKTAVLPSVPPVPGTARESDPADRVPPWLFRPETPENERTRELPSMQQQPARRPRPEWAEETPLDDLPTLADELLGRRDPEPGEPGEPRDKP; translated from the coding sequence ATGACGCGATCCGAGCCCCAGCAGCCCGCACACGTCACCGGTGCGACCTCCACCGCGGCCCCCGGCGGAGCCGAGAGCGGAGCCGACCGCTTCGCCGCCGACCTCGCTGCCGACTCGCGCGAGCGCGCCATCGGCGCGCTGCTGAAGATCCCGGCGCTGCGCCGGCTGTGGAGCGCCCAGCTGACCGGCGCGGTCGCCGACCGGCTGGGCATGCTGGTGCTGCTCTACCTCACCGTGCAGGCGGTCGCGGCCGACGGCGCCTTCGGCGGCGACTACCGCGGCGTCGCCTTCGGGGTCGCCGCGCTGCTCGCCGCGCGCCTGGTCGCCGCCGTGCTGTGCGGCGCGGTGCTGCTCGGCCCGCTCGCCTCGCTGACCGCGGCCGACGGCCCGCTGGACCGGCGCTGGACGATGATCGGCGCCGACGCCGTACGCCTCGGGTTGTTCATCGTCGCACCGCTGTGGATCACCTGGGTCCCGGACTCCGCGCACATCTGGCTGATCGTCACCGCGTTCGCGGCCGGCGTCGCGGAACGCCTGTGGGCCGTGGCCCGCGACGGCGCCGCGCCCGCGCTGCTGCCGCCGCCCGGCGACACCTCGGTGCGGCCCGCGCCCGACCACTTGGCCACGCTGCACCGGCTCGACCTGCGCACCGGCTTCGTCGCGCTGCCGCTGGCCGCCGCCACGCTCGTCGCGGTCACCCTGGTCAACACGCTGATCGCGGTGGGCGTCGACTGGTTCCACGTGCACCAGGCGGCACTGGCCTCGTACGTCGCGGCCGGCCTGTTCTCGTCGTCCGTCGCGGTCCTCTATCTGCTCGAACTCCCGTCCGGCACGCCCGCCAGGCCGCGTTCGCCGCTGGAGGGCCTGCGGCTGCCCAAGGGTCCGGCCGGCGCCGAGCGCGGACGCACCGGCGCGCTGCCGCTGCTGGTCGCGGCCACCGCGGCGGTCGCCGGCGCGGTCGGGGCCGCCGCCGCGGTCGCGGTGCTGCACGCCGTCGCGATCGGCTTCGGCCCGACCGGCTTCGGACTGCTCGTGCTCGCCCTGACCGGCGGCGTGGTCGTCGGCATCCGGGTGGCCCCGCGGGTGCTGCCGGGGCTGTCCCGGCGCCGCCTGCTGGCGCTCGCGATCGCGCTGACCGGCGTCGCGCTGCTGCTCACCGGCATCGTGCCGGACCAGACCACGATCCTGCTGCTCGCCCTGCTGTCGGGCCTGGCCGCCGGCGTCGCGGCGAACACCGGGCACCTGCTGGTCGAGCAGGAGGCCGAGGAGCCGCGCCGGGCCCGTACCGCCGAGCACCTGCGCGCGGTGGTGCGGGCCGTGCTGGGCGTCGCCGCCGTCGCCGCGCCGCTGCTGGCCGGGGCGATCGGCCCGCGCCGCATCCACAACGGCCACTTCACCTTCGAGCACAGCGGCGCCGCGTACACGATGATGCTGGTCGGCGCGCTGCTGCTGCCCGTCGCCGCGCTGGTGCTCGGCAAGACCGACGACCGCACCGGCGTACCCCTGCGGCGCGACCTGCGCGAGGCGCTGCGCGGCGGCGACCCGGCCGCGGCGCCCGCCGCCACCGGCTTCTTCATCGCGATAGAGGGCGGTGACGGCGCCGGCAAGTCCACCCAGGTCGAGGCGCTCGCGGAGTGGATCCGCGGCAAGGGCCACGAGGTCGTCGTCACCCGCGAGCCCGGCGCGACCGCGATCGGCAAGCGGCTGCGCTCGATCCTGCTCGACGTGTCGTCCGGCGGCGTCTCGCACCGCGCCGAGGCGCTGCTGTACGCGGCCGACCGGGCCGAGCACGTCGACTCCGTGGTGCGGCCCGCGCTGGCCCGCGGCGCGGTCGTCATCTCCGACCGCTACATCGACTCCTCGGTCGCCTACCAGGGCGCCGGGCGCGACCTCGCGCCGACCGAGATCGCCCGCATCTCCCGCTGGGCCACCGACGGGCTGGTGCCGCACCTGACCGTGCTGCTCGACGTCTCGCCCGAGGCCGCGCGCGAACGCTTCACCGAGGCGCCCGACCGGCTGGAGTCCGAGCCGGCCGAGTTCCACCGCCGGGTCAGGGCCGGGTTCCTGACGCTGGCCGCCGCCGACCCGGCGCGCTATCTGGTGGTCGACGCCGCGCAGACGCCCGAGGCGGTCACCACCGTCGTACGCCACCGGCTCGACGAACTGCTGCCGCTGTCCGCCCAGGAGATCGAGGCCCGCGCCGAGGCCGAGCGCAAGGCGGCCGAGGAGGCCGCGCGGCGCGCCGCCGAGGAGGCCGCGCGCAAGGCCGAGGAGGAGCGCCAGGAGCGCGAGCGGCAGGCCCAGCTGGAGAAGCTGCGCCGCGAGGAGGAGGAGCGCAGGCGCGCCGCGGAGGAGGCCGCGCGCCGCGAGATCGCCGAGCGCAAGGCCGCGCAGGAGGCGGAGGCCGCGCGGCTGGCCGAGGAGGAGCGGGCCCGCCGCGAGGCGGAGGAACGCGCCCGGCGCGAGGCCGAGGAGGCCGCGCACGCGGCCGAGCAGGAGCGGTTGCGCCGCCTCGCCGAGGAGCAGGCGCGGCTGCGCGCCGAGGCCGAGGAGAAGCGGCTGGAGAAGCAGCGCAAGGCGGAGGAGGCGCTGCTGCGGGCGGAGGCGGCGCGCGCGGCGGCGGCAGCGGAGGCCGCGCAAGCCGCTGCCGCAGCGGAGGCCGCGGCGGCGTCCGACGCCGAGGAGACGGCGGTGCTGCCGGCTGCGGCCCCGCAGGAGGACGGCGCGGACGGGTCCGCGTCGCCCGACAGCACGACGGTGATCACGCCGGTTCCCGAGCCGCCCGACTCCTCTGACTCCCCTGGTGCCTCCGACCCCTCGGAGACGACGACGGTGCTGCCGCCGGTGGCTCCGCCGGAGGAGGGTGCGGGCGGGGGTGCGGACCGCGGTGCGGGCGGAGGTTCGGATTCGTCCGAGACGACGACGGTGCTGCCGCCGGTGGCTCCGCCGGAGGAGGGTGCGGGCGGGGGTGCGGACCGCGGTGCGGGCGGGGGTTCGGATTCGTCCGAGACGACGACGGTGCTGCCGCCGGTCGCGCCGCCGGAGGAGCCGCGGGGGACGTCCGACGCGGACAAGACGGCGGTGCTGCCGTCGGTGCCGCCGGTTCCCGGTACGGCCAGGGAGTCCGATCCGGCGGACCGGGTGCCGCCGTGGCTGTTCCGGCCCGAGACGCCGGAGAACGAGCGGACGCGGGAGCTGCCGTCCATGCAGCAGCAGCCGGCGCGGCGGCCTCGGCCGGAGTGGGCGGAGGAGACGCCGCTCGACGATCTTCCGACGCTCGCGGACGAGCTGCTGGGTCGGCGTGACCCGGAGCCGGGAGAGCCGGGCGAGCCCCGGGACAAGCCCTGA
- a CDS encoding AfsR/SARP family transcriptional regulator — MRYSVLGVAQVWDGGGAPVPLAGGRLRSLVTVLALHAGRAVPQDTLIAEVWADAPPADAAGALQALVARLRKAVGRDAVASEPGGGYRLVAERDAVDLHLFETLLHDGEAALDRGDPAAARTTLSRALALWRGPALADLPDRAAAAARPEALRLAAMRARAEADLALGRAADALPLLREAVADHPLDEAFRAQLIRALRAAGRTADALMAYEDARTVLAETLGADPGPELRALHAALLRQDPRPDPDPDMASPGVPAPAPGGGAGARAGAGRGVDADRGPYQGTADPQAAAPVRGTSGRG; from the coding sequence GTGCGGTATTCGGTGTTGGGGGTTGCGCAGGTGTGGGACGGGGGCGGTGCTCCCGTTCCGCTGGCGGGCGGGCGCCTGCGGTCGCTGGTGACCGTGCTCGCGCTGCACGCGGGCCGCGCCGTGCCGCAGGACACGCTGATCGCCGAGGTGTGGGCCGACGCGCCGCCCGCCGACGCCGCGGGCGCCCTGCAAGCACTGGTCGCGCGGCTGCGCAAAGCCGTGGGCCGCGACGCCGTCGCCTCCGAACCGGGCGGCGGCTATCGCCTGGTCGCCGAGCGCGACGCCGTCGACCTGCACCTCTTCGAGACGCTGCTGCACGACGGCGAGGCCGCCCTGGACCGCGGCGACCCCGCCGCCGCCCGCACCACGCTCAGCCGCGCCCTCGCGCTGTGGCGCGGCCCCGCGCTCGCCGACCTGCCCGACCGCGCCGCCGCCGCGGCCCGCCCCGAAGCCCTGCGGCTGGCCGCGATGCGGGCGCGCGCCGAGGCCGACCTCGCGCTCGGCCGCGCGGCCGACGCGCTGCCGCTGCTGCGCGAGGCGGTCGCCGACCACCCGCTCGACGAGGCGTTCCGCGCCCAGCTGATCAGGGCGCTGCGCGCGGCCGGCCGCACCGCCGACGCGCTGATGGCCTACGAGGACGCCAGGACCGTGCTGGCCGAGACGCTCGGCGCCGACCCCGGGCCCGAACTGCGCGCGCTGCACGCCGCGCTGCTCCGCCAGGACCCGCGTCCGGACCCGGACCCGGACATGGCTTCGCCCGGCGTTCCGGCCCCGGCCCCGGGCGGCGGGGCGGGGGCGCGCGCCGGCGCGGGCCGCGGGGTGGACGCGGACCGGGGCCCGTACCAGGGGACCGCGGACCCGCAGGCTGCCGCGCCGGTGCGGGGAACATCCGGGCGCGGCTGA